From a single Anabas testudineus chromosome 5, fAnaTes1.2, whole genome shotgun sequence genomic region:
- the LOC113153557 gene encoding isotocin receptor-like, with protein sequence MDEVLREHHCWMQNVSWSNSSSGNESHVGNATVNPLKRNEEVAKVEVAVLVLVLLLALTGNLCVLWVIHTTKHNQSRMYYFMKHLSIADLVVAVFQVLPQLIWDITFRFYGPDLLCRLVKYLQVVGMFASTYLLVLMSIDRCLAICQPLRAVNKRKDRFCVIASWMLSLIFSTPQAYIFSMKEVGNGVYDCWGDFVQPWGAKAYITWMSLTIYIFPVAILSICYGLICFKIWQNFNLKTKKEQFLALTSKTSRAAHPLSRVSSVRLISKAKMRTVKITFVVVAVYVVCWAPFFFVQLWSAWDPAAPREDMAFIIAMLLASLNSCCNPWIYMFFAGHLFHDVMRCFFCCCRQYLTDSSCNCDRAHKHKSNSSTYVIKNTSSQRSLTHTSSAGGPGH encoded by the exons ATGGATGAAGTTTTACGCGAGCACCATTGCTGGATGCAGAATGTATCATGGAGCAACTCAAGCAGTGGAAACGAAAGTCATGTAGGGAACGCCACAGTGAACCCGCTGAAACGAAATGAAGAGGTGGCAAAAGTGGAAGTTGCCGTCCTGGTCTTGGTGCTGCTGCTCGCCCTGACAGGCAACCTGTGCGTTCTGTGGGTCATCCACACCACCAAGCACAATCAGTCTCGGATGTATTATTTCATGAAGCACCTGAGCATCGCAGATCTGGTCGTTGCAGTCTTTCAGGTCTTACCACAGCTCATTTGGGATATAACATTTCGCTTCTATGGGCCGGATCTGCTGTGCAGGTTGGTCAAATATCTCCAGGTCGTGGGGATGTTCGCCTCTACCTACTTGCTGGTTCTGATGTCCATTGACAGATGCTTAGCAATTTGCCAGCCACTCCGCGCCGTGAACAAGAGAAAGGATCGTTTCTGTGTAATCGCCTCTTGGATGCTCAGCTTGATATTCAGCACTCCTCAAGCGTACATATTCTCTATGAAAGAGGTCGGCAACGGTGTGTATGACTGCTGGGGAGACTTTGTACAGCCATGGGGTGCAAAAGCATACATCACATGGATGAGTCTCACCATTTACATTTTCCCAGTGGCAATTTTAAGCATCTGCTATggtttaatatgttttaaaatatggCAGAATTTCAACTTAAAAACCAAAAAGGAGCAATTTCTTGCTCTTACTTCAAAGACTTCTAGAGCTGCTCATCCCCTCTCACGCGTGAGCAGCGTGAGGCTCATTTCAAAAGCCAAGATGCGCACAgtaaaaatcacatttgtaGTGGTGGCAGTCTACGTTGTGTGCTGGGCCCCTTTCTTCTTTGTCCAGTTGTGGTCTGCATGGGATCCTGCTGCACCAAGAGAAG ACATGGCCTTCATCATAGCCATGTTGTTGGCCAGTCTCAACAGCTGCTGCAACCCCTGGATCTACATGTTCTTTGCTGGTCATCTGTTCCATGATGTGATGCGAtgcttcttctgctgctgcagacagtACTTGACAGACTCTTCCTGCAACTGTGATCGAGCCCACAAGCACAAAAGCAACTCCTCCACTTACGTCATTAAGAACACCAGCAGCCAGCGGAGCCTCACGCACACATCTAGCGCAGGGGGACCTGGGCACTGA